GCCTGGGCCTGGCCGCCGGCGAGATCGGCGTGCTCATCGGCCCCTCGGGCTGCGGCAAGACGACGCTGCTGCGCGCCGTCGCCGGGCTCGAAGCCGCCAGCGGCGGGCAGATTGCGCTCTCGGGCGCAGTCGTCAGCCGCCCCGGCCACAGCCTGGCGCCGGAGCAGCGGCGCATCGGCATGGTGTTCCAGGACTACGCCTTGTTTCCGCACCTCACGGTCGGGCGCAACGTGGCCTTTGGCATCCATGCGCTGGCGCGCGCCGAGCAGGCGGCGCGCGTGGCCGAGGTGCTGGCCCTGGTCGGCCTCGAAGGCAGCGCGGCGCGCTACCCGCACGAGCTCTCGGGCGGGCAGCAGCAGCGCGTGGCCCTGGCGCGGGCGCTGGCGCCGCGCCCGCAGCTGATGCTGCTCGATGAGCCGTTCTCCAACCTCGACGTCGAGCTGCGCGAGCGCCTGGCGCACGAGGTGCGCGCCATCCTCAAGGCAGCGGGGGCGACGGCGCTCTTCGTCACCCACGACCAGCTCGAAGCCTTTGCCATTGGCGACCGCATCGGCGTCATGCACGACGGCCAGCTGCACCAGTGGGACGAGGCCTACGCCCTGTACCACCGCCCGGCGACGCGCTTCGTCGCCGACTTCATCGGCCACGGCGTGTTCGCCCCGGCGACGCTGGTGCAGCGCGCTGGCGGCGTGGTGGCGCAGACGCCGCTGGGCGAGCTCGCCGACCTCGATGAGTGCCCCCTGCCCAGCGCCTACCCCGGCGGCCAGTGCGATGTGCTGCTGCGCGCCGACGACATCGTGCACGACGACCATGCGCCGGTGCAGGCGCAGATCGTGCGCAAGGCATTTCGCGGCGCCGAGTTTCTCTACACCCTGCGCCTGGCCAGCGGCCTGACGCTGCTCGCGCACGTGCCCAGCCACCACGACCACGCCCTGGGCGAATGGATAGGCATCCGCGTGCAGGCCGACCATGTGGTGACCTTCCCACGCGCCTGAATTTCAGTGTTTTTGGCCTCTAACGCTTGCTGAATAAGCGCTACCAGCTATCAAATTAATAGCTACAAAGACTGCCGCAGGGCATCGACCCGGGCGTGCAGGGCGTCGCTGAAGGCGCGCCGCTCGCGCCCCTGGGCACGCTCGGGGGCGCCAAAGTGCACCTGCGCCACCAGGGCGTCGGCGCACAGGGTGCGCCAGATGGAGCCGAGCAGGGTCTCGTCGCCGATGTAGCTCGGGGCAAAGCTGGTCGCGCCCTGGGCATCGACAAAGCGCAGGCCCACGGGCTGCACCGGGGCGTCGGCGCCAATCGCGGCCTGCAGCAAGTTGGCGTGAAACGGCAGCATTTGGCGGCCATCGCCCGTGGTGCCCTCGGGGAACACGGCCAGCACCTGGCCCTGCACCAGCGCGGCCTGCATGTCGTGCACCATGCGCAACGCATCGCGGCGCGAGCTGCGCTCGATGTAGAGCGTGCCGCCCGCCGTCGCCAGGGTGCCGATCAGGGGCCAGTTCTGCACGTCGCTCTTGCTGATGAAGCGGCAGTAGCGCGCCGCGTGCAGCACCGGGATGTCGAGCCAGGAAATGTGGTTCGCCACCAGCAGCGCCGGCCCCTGCAGCGCCGGCTGGCCCTGCACCTGCAGGCGGATGCCAGCGCAGGCCAGGAGGGCGATCGACCAGGCCTGCACCTGCGCCTGCTGCTGCTCGGCCGACCAGCGCGGAAAGCGCCAGCCCACCAGCCACAGCCCGTGCAGCACGTGCCACAGCAGCGCGCCCAGGCGCCAGAGCGCGCGCAGCCACCGCCCCATGCGGCTCAACGCTCGAACGCCACCTGGCCGCCGACCAGGGTCGTGCGCACGCGCAGCGGCAGCTCGTAGCCACCCAACGGCGTGTGCTTGCCCTGGCTGGCGAGGGCGCCGGCCTGCACCACCCAGGCATCGGCCGGATCGACGATGGCAACGTCGCCCACACCGCCCTCGACCAGGCGGCCCACGCTCGCCTGCAGCGTGCCCAGGGCGTTGCCCAGCACGCCGGCAGCGGCGCTGGTGACCACGGCGAGCGCGCGTTGCAGCGGCAAGTTGCCCTGCTGCGCCCATTTGACGGCGGCGGGCAGCAGCAATTCGAGCCCGGTGGCGCCGGGCTCGGCCTCGGCAAAGGGCAGGTGCTTGGCGTCGGCAGCGACGGGGTTGTGGTCCGACACCAGGGCGTCGATGGTGCCGTCGAGCAGGGCCGCGCTCAGGGCCGCGCGGTCGCGCTCCTGGCGCAGCACGGGGGTCAGGCGCGCGCGGCTGTCGAAGTAGCCGATGTCGTTCTCGGTCAGCAAGAGCGAGTTGATGCTGACGTCGCAGCTCACGGGCAGGCCGGCGGCCTTGGCGCGGCGCACCAGCTCGACGCCGGCGGCGCTGGAGAGGCGGCACAGGTGCACGCGCGCCGGCGTGCTCTGGAGCAGCTCGAAAATGGTGTGCAGCGCAATCGTCTCGGCCGCCACCGGCACGCCCGCCAAGCCCATGCGCGTGG
This DNA window, taken from Acidovorax sp. HDW3, encodes the following:
- a CDS encoding dihydroorotase → MKILIENGRLIDPASGLDKVGTLALAAGRIIAVDRCPADFTPQRTIDASGCWVLPGLVDLAARMREPGHEHERMLESEMAAAVAGGVTSLVCPPDTDPVLDEPGLVQMLKFRAEKLHQARLFPLGALTRGLSGEVLTEMAELTESGCVGFGQADVPLASTQTLARALQYAATFGYTVWLRPQELHLGKGVAASGPLATRMGLAGVPVAAETIALHTIFELLQSTPARVHLCRLSSAAGVELVRRAKAAGLPVSCDVSINSLLLTENDIGYFDSRARLTPVLRQERDRAALSAALLDGTIDALVSDHNPVAADAKHLPFAEAEPGATGLELLLPAAVKWAQQGNLPLQRALAVVTSAAAGVLGNALGTLQASVGRLVEGGVGDVAIVDPADAWVVQAGALASQGKHTPLGGYELPLRVRTTLVGGQVAFER
- a CDS encoding 1-acyl-sn-glycerol-3-phosphate acyltransferase, which codes for MGRWLRALWRLGALLWHVLHGLWLVGWRFPRWSAEQQQAQVQAWSIALLACAGIRLQVQGQPALQGPALLVANHISWLDIPVLHAARYCRFISKSDVQNWPLIGTLATAGGTLYIERSSRRDALRMVHDMQAALVQGQVLAVFPEGTTGDGRQMLPFHANLLQAAIGADAPVQPVGLRFVDAQGATSFAPSYIGDETLLGSIWRTLCADALVAQVHFGAPERAQGRERRAFSDALHARVDALRQSL
- a CDS encoding ABC transporter ATP-binding protein, producing the protein MFLSVSQLSVAYAGRSRAAVAGVSLGLAAGEIGVLIGPSGCGKTTLLRAVAGLEAASGGQIALSGAVVSRPGHSLAPEQRRIGMVFQDYALFPHLTVGRNVAFGIHALARAEQAARVAEVLALVGLEGSAARYPHELSGGQQQRVALARALAPRPQLMLLDEPFSNLDVELRERLAHEVRAILKAAGATALFVTHDQLEAFAIGDRIGVMHDGQLHQWDEAYALYHRPATRFVADFIGHGVFAPATLVQRAGGVVAQTPLGELADLDECPLPSAYPGGQCDVLLRADDIVHDDHAPVQAQIVRKAFRGAEFLYTLRLASGLTLLAHVPSHHDHALGEWIGIRVQADHVVTFPRA